From the genome of Magnetococcales bacterium:
CATCACCCTCAGCAGCCGTTTATTGAGCACCTTGATGGCGTAGGAACTGATGGGTTTCATCAGCTTGAGTCGGTAATCCCCGGGCAGGTCGGCATCAAACCAGGCATTGCTCTTAAGCCAAGCGTCAAACCCTTTGCGAAAGGCCTCGTAGCGGTCGCTGTCGAACATGTCCCGCACCTGGGTGTAGGCTTTATCCCGGTGTTTTCTGGAGAGATTTCCCAGCCGTTTTTCTCCATCCACCAATATTTGTGCGATCTCCTCCCCCTGGGCCTGGGGAATTTTTCCGGTCATGGCGCCCAATCCTTCATCGATAAAGACATCCAGATCCCGGGCCGGACCCAGCTCACCCGCTACCCAGCGCATCTCCTGGGACCAGGTGTCGAGAATTTCCCGGGGGATGGCTTTGCGGAAGATCACCAGGGCCGAGCGCATCCGTCGCAGGGAGACCCGGACCTGATGGACCCCTTCGATATCCCGCCCGTCATAGGCGATGGGCGCCCACTTCAACATGACTTCGAAGTTATGGCGCATGATGAGGCCAAACGCTTCGGTAACGGTCTGGCTGACATGGATGGGCATGGGAAGATTATGGGGTTTGGGCATCGGCCTGAGACTCCTTGGTCTGTAAAAGCTTTGTGGCTCGCATCCTGCGTTGGGTGGCATGGTTCAAACCGGTCCACAGCTCTTCATATACCCCAAATGATTCGGTTTGGCACCCCGTTTTGCTGCTTTGCTGGGGCTTTTTGGTGGGTTATCAGGCCTGATTTCAGGTAAATAGGGTGGGGAGAAAGTTTGCTTTATTTTTGCAGAACAGGCTGTTTATCAATGGTTTCTTGTTATGCTGACAGGGGGCTTGGAAGGGGTGGACTGGTGTGGCGATTGTAACAACCCGGTGTTGCCAGTAGGGATGGTGAATCAGCCGGGATGACTCCCAGGCTTGGGGTATGCTGAAGCTCAGGGCTTCTGCTGGGGGGAGAGGTGCTTGGTGTGGTTTGTGAATCGGTTGTCGGGTAGAATCTTCTCTGAGCTTGTTTTTATTCTGTTCTGATCCTATTTTGCCCAGCTACCGCCATTTTTTTTTGAGGTACTACGCGAATGACCGAACTCACCATTGCCGATGTCGGCGTCGAGCGTTTCAACAACGACCATCAGCGGCTGCTTTTTTATGTGGTGGAATTTACCCGCCTGGCCAAACGATTCAAGGAGCGGGAACCCTTTGAAGATGAGTGGGATCAGGTGGATGCCATTTTTCCCCGCCTGGAAAAATATACCCATCACCACTTTGAGGCAGAGGAGGCGATGATGCGGGAGCACGACTATCCCCATCTCGACCTTCACGTCAAACAGCATCACCATCTGGTTTTGCATCTCAAGGATCTCAAGGCAGGTGTGGCTGATCGCCGAAATGTCGCCATTGCCCGACTTGAATCCTTTCTGGAAGATTGGCTCCGGCAACACATCAACCAGGAGGATGTGCGCTATCGGGGGTTGTTCCAGCTGGCCGAAACCCGGGAGATCGTCCACAAGGCGCTTTTCAACGAAATGATTTCAGCCGGCCAACTGCATCAGGTGGTGGCCGCCCCTCCTGGCAATGTGGTTCTCATCGATCTGCGCACCGAAACCGAACAGCTGGAGGGAATTATCCCCGGCAGCCATCTCTACCCATGTGATCACAATCTGGAAAACCGCCAGGATACCGGGCCGTTTGAAGCCTGTTTTGGGGCCACCTTCGATGCGGATCGGTTTGATGCTGATAAATGGTACGTGCTCATCTGCCGCTCCGGCCCCCGTACAGAAATTGCTCTGGAAAAATTTTTGGATGAGGGGCTTAAGGCGTGTGAATTGATCGGTGGGATAGAGGAGTGGAAACGTCAAAATTATCCCGTATCACCCTTTCTGCCCACAACTCCCAGGATACGTTGAATGG
Proteins encoded in this window:
- a CDS encoding hemerythrin domain-containing protein; this translates as MTELTIADVGVERFNNDHQRLLFYVVEFTRLAKRFKEREPFEDEWDQVDAIFPRLEKYTHHHFEAEEAMMREHDYPHLDLHVKQHHHLVLHLKDLKAGVADRRNVAIARLESFLEDWLRQHINQEDVRYRGLFQLAETREIVHKALFNEMISAGQLHQVVAAPPGNVVLIDLRTETEQLEGIIPGSHLYPCDHNLENRQDTGPFEACFGATFDADRFDADKWYVLICRSGPRTEIALEKFLDEGLKACELIGGIEEWKRQNYPVSPFLPTTPRIR
- a CDS encoding CHAD domain-containing protein, whose translation is MPKPHNLPMPIHVSQTVTEAFGLIMRHNFEVMLKWAPIAYDGRDIEGVHQVRVSLRRMRSALVIFRKAIPREILDTWSQEMRWVAGELGPARDLDVFIDEGLGAMTGKIPQAQGEEIAQILVDGEKRLGNLSRKHRDKAYTQVRDMFDSDRYEAFRKGFDAWLKSNAWFDADLPGDYRLKLMKPISSYAIKVLNKRLLRVMRDGSRIDELPIEALHELRIDCKKLRYATEFFKPLFAKKGMDRFIGRLKKLQGVLGTMNDVSVMPDLVEGILEGADSPANHYAGVLIGWRARQYEAIKGKLGAYWEDFANSERPWLAE